Below is a genomic region from Vitis riparia cultivar Riparia Gloire de Montpellier isolate 1030 chromosome 16, EGFV_Vit.rip_1.0, whole genome shotgun sequence.
GGTcagattgaggagataaactgacgCCAACCGACATGGCTTTGAACATGCAGCTATAGACgtttgaaataaaatctttgGTGGACCACCAGAAGAGggagtttttaaaaaaggatTTGTTCTCTTGTCAGATTGAGGAAATAAACTGACACCAATGGACATAGTTTAATCACTTAGAATTGCTCTTAAGATTAGGAAGAAGATAAAATTGAGGTCAAATGTCAATCAAAACAATCTCCCTGTGGAATTATATTATTGTCGTCTAAGGCAGCTGAAATAGTCTGCCCtagaatttattacaaagcaTTGGGGGAAGATGGGATTATAGATGTGTCAACCAGTTGATTTTAACTTAATTTGTGATCAAACTTCGGGAGATTTTTTCAATGGGAGTAAATTGTTAGAGTAAGAAGATTGGAGTATGGAGTTGATGCAGTAGAGGATGAGAggatttattattatcatatgaGAACAGTGCTCAATACTCAGAAATCAACTGACGAAACCCTCAGCATAATACAAGACACAACTTTATTATAAGGTGCATGGATTCATCACCATGGAGAAGATGATGCTTAATTTAGCTGcaaacatacatacatacatatatatatatatatatatatatatgacactCAAAGACACGTAATATATATACTTTGGACTAGACTCATTATCCATAATTTGGCGATTTCTTCAACTGGTACGTTCACTAAATCAAAGAAGCATACTCGGCCATCAAAGGCTTAACGCCATCTTCCAGGTCAGAGTGATCACTAGTCTCATCATCCGTGAGAAGGTATCGCCCAAGGTCACCTATATTCGTAAGCATCTTGTTCAAATGATTGTTCCAACGGTTCTTGATAGCATTAGCGGTTCGCCCTTGAAGATAATTTTCTGCCATAAATGCCCACCTGCAACACAACACAGGAACTCCTACctcaaaactcaaactgatCACCACactatcatatcatatcatatgataATCGAAAAATATGAGGATGATTCTCATTACTTATTCCTATGCTCCGTTCGCTGGATGTGGATGATGATGTCATCTTCCTCTTCGGAGAAGTTCTCTTTGTTGACACCAGGCTTCAGATGGTTATTCCACCTCTCCCAACAACTCTTATCACTCCTGTCCAGCCCTGCCAGATCTGCGGTACCTGGCCAAGGTCGATCGGGGTAGTTGCGCTTAAATTCTATGAGCTTATCGTCTTCTTCTGGGGTCCATAGCCGTCTCTGCTCCTGTGGTCTTGCCATCATGGATTTCCCTGCAAAGATGGAAGAAATTAACCCAATAAAGCTTCCCTGAAATATActacaagaaaacaaataaataaataaatattacaatgaCTGCTTAAAAGCAAGCTATGAAGAGAAGATTGAGACCTTGAAGAAACAATGTGATTGTTATCCAATGCTTGACTGAGCTTCATAGTGGTATGGGAAGGGAAGggaaatttatagaaaaaattaagttgCCTTTGGGTGATCAGTTTGAGAAGATAAACTGATGACAACGGACATGGTTTTGAACATGAAATCTTTGGTGGACCACCACAAGAGGGAAAAGTTTTAATAAGAGATTTGTTCTCAGGTCAGATTGAGGAGAGAAACTGACCCCAACGGACTTAGTTTAATCACTTGGTATTGTTTataatacacccaagtcatatTTGAGGacaacataagtttttaataaatttatatatcatgcCAATAAGTTGACTTGCAGTCATAAAAAGTTAAAGTTGAAAAGTAGACCATGAAATCATCCAAACATTGATTTCAATCCCCACCCTTTCTTTCACTCtccctctttcttctttcttatcaTCCGACATCCTACTCATCTGCCTCATGATTACTTCCTTTTTCTTCGATGGAGACAAAAAAAGGTTTTGGTCTTAACACGAATTCACAAAATCATCTCCATACCttttatattgataaatattataaatttttataatttcttttactaaatagataaattttattattttatacatgttaaaaaatagaaaatgaaaaaaaaaattatttttaattaaattatacatgttaaaaaaataatttttttttcattggtcGATTCCCACCAAAAACTAAAAGAAGTGGAATGCAGTTGTGTCACCATACATTCGGTGGAACTTAGGTGCTTTCTCTACCTCGTTCTTTAATATCAActtcaaatatcataaaatttcGTGCTATAACTTTAATGTTTTACCAACATTGTTTTTAGGATATCtaactatttaattataaaaaattatcaaaattattctttcttttctattgtccaccttttcttttataattatttttcccttttttcttttattttgtatattattattattattattattattattattattattattattattattcactttattatttataacgttaatattaaaatattaatataaatatcatttttatttttcataataactaattattaaattatttatctctaatttaaattataacataaaacatgatttagtaccatattttaaattataaatagtaACAGTCAAACTTTAATTAATCActattaaataaaactaaaataattttattagttaaataaataattttcgatttttaaaaccaaacctatTAAATGATATTAGAATAGGACTATGATATTTCTTGATTTGGGAGGACCataattgttaaattaattttttttttttattattatataagcaGACACAGACTAACCATACTATATTTATATTGCAATTACATTGAAGGTAAtacatattaatataaatattattcatatttctttaataattagTGGTGAGATGGATTGTGATGATTGATGAGAGGGGGCTCTAGAACCACCAGAGGAGAGAAGAGATTGTGACCTCATGGATTTGTCTCTTTATGGAGAGATGATGAAATGGTGGAAGGCAATTGTTTCATGGGAAAATTATAATCTTCCAAGTGGTATAATCCTTTAAAAGGACATGAAAAGTTAGCAtttccttttataatttttttccattgtttttttttctatttatatattatttacaatgttattattaaaatattaatctaattattgtttttatttttaaaaataaataattatttaattatttatcttatttaaattataatagaaaatacGATATATATTACAATTACATTACATGTagtatatattaatataaattttattcatatttctttaataataagTGATTATCTATAATAATACGTCacataataatactaatatcaaatgttaataaataataatattaaaaatattaatatgtataataaatatCTCATGATTGtgttaaaaaaatactaaaatgttcaaataataataataattaataaaaaaatagtaatcttaataataataaaaagaataaaataaaatggtaaataaaaatcaagaaaagaagaaaatgataaaataaagaaaaaggacaaatgaatgatatttttgtctttttatccatcgttttttttttttctttttttctttttttctttgttatcattatttttttattttcttccatttttcttggaAGAATTATgctatattttataagaatccaaatttcatattttaaccaaacacatgatatgataaaattattccACAAATATGCATTTGGTTATAACGAAATATTTGAATGCAATGTTTTTGGGAgggattttttttagttgtgagacaaaaataaaattaataaatttaaattttgtcatTGGCAAATGTTGTTCTATTTCAGCAACAAAAGAATAGGAAGAAAACCTACAATTCTAATTTTTGTCCAAATACCGAACAAATCTCAGGAAATGGTCAATTTTCTAGTGGTACCTTTCATAATTCTAACAAtcagaatttaaaaacaaagaattcGGCTACTAGATAGACCATAAACAATAGTGGTACCTCCTTTGGAACTTTCAAGCCTCAATGTCAGATTTGTTCTAAGTTCAAGCACATTGCTTTACAATGCTGGTATCGGTTTAACTTTGATTATCAGCCAAAAGATTCTAAACATTCCACTTCTAATGTCAGATTTGTGACTCTTGctaattggctaaaagccatcgtttGCCATTTGAAAGGTCCACTTTTAGAGCAATAAAACCATTTGGTCTCATCCATGACGATCTTTGGGGTAGTGCAGCTCCTATAGTTTCTATTAATGGTGCTCGATATTTCCTGTTGCTAGTTGATTATTTTAGTACATTCTCATGGTTGTATCTTTTGAAAACTAAAGATGAAGCTTTATATGTTCCAACGTTTTCAAGTCATGGTTGAAAGATAGTTTGATACTAAAGTTCAATGTGTTCGGTCCGATTGGGGAGGGGGGTGAGTTTTAGgcttttaagaattatttagcTACAAATGGTCTTCTTCATCAAGTCTCTTGTCCTTATACTCCTCAGTAAAATGGAAGAGTAGAAAGGAAAAATCGTCATGTTGTGAAAGTTGATCATTCTTTGTTAATACAAGCTGGTATGCCTCTCAAATATTGGTCATTTGCATTTCAAACTGCTATTTTTCTCATAAATCGGCTTCCCTCTGGTGTTGTTTCAAACTGCCATTTTTGCTAATACAATGTGATTGATGTCCAATGCTTGGCTAAGCTTGCTCCATAGTGGTTAATTTTGGGAAGGAATTTTATACAAGAGAGTTGTCTTTGTTAGAATAATTATGGACtcacatatattaataattgtttatgattaagctatctatctatctatatatatatatatatatataaatatattcaatCATTTAGTTATAAAGTATGGGTCACGTTGTGTGTAAAGCCCAAGTCACATGTGTCTTacatgatgggcctaagacacaTGTGGCCCAACaaccaatgggtatggtccctaaggcatagatgaaattaataaaaaggacAATGAAACTGAAGTTGTGTGtcttaagttttcttttctgaaaATATGAAACGTTCCCTATCCTACCTCTCATCACAAGAGAGAATACAGAAAGGTGGTTTCCTTCTCTATTGCCTTAGAAGAACCATACTTCTTCAAGGTCGAAAATGGATTCAGGTTTGTCCACGTTCTCTCAAATAATCGACACGTTTTCTTTATATGATTTaacataagattttatttttctgggTTGATAATGGACTTGacaacaagtggtatcagagccacacATGTTGAATCATTAAGAAATGTCTGTTGATTCAAAGATACATGATTTTTCTCTCATATGGTGGATTCAGGGCAAGAAATTTCTTGACAGAATATGGGAATTTTTTCTGGGTTCATTTTCtgtatgaatatatatatatataaggttgTAACATGATAGGATTGTTTGGCAATTGGAGAAGCCTGCAGCGCCctttttgtctttcatttggTGATCGAAGAAGATGATTTCGATCCAAAAAATGATTATGATCCTCGGCGTTCCCTGTGACGCCGTTTTAACGTTCGTTCGGTTCGTTTATTCGTCGAGGTATGTTGCCATCTATTTTTGatttctcacttgttgaaatgTCGGTTGTCAATTCAATGACTTCCGTTTTCCGGCTTCACTGGTCCAACAGTTGATATGATAATGTAAAacaaattgtaaataaaatttcagaGAAGACATATTGATGATGTTTTTATGCATGTTAGTTTTAATGCATCATACAATGTGTTGATAAAAGAGTGTGCCACATTATTGTCTAACTAATAATTGACATAAGAAAACTAAGGCAAGCAAATTGTCCGTTACTAATGATCTTTGAGCTTTACTGCAAAATGATAGTGTTTCCTAAAGAGTCTAGCAACTAAAAGGAAACACAGTTCTTAATGTTCTTCATATATccttgacattaaaaaaaaaaaaaaaaaaaggttgtaaCATGACAATGAACAACATATATATACTACACTGATGAATATCCTTATTGGTCGATACTCAAACCAACCAGAGAGCAGATTTCTGTATTCCATTCTGTGTACCACATTAAATAGATGGATTTAGCCTTTTCTTGCTAAATttgtgtttaatattttaaaataaatgagttatGAATATTTGTTGCCAAAGTAACTTGTATtatgcaattttatttatttttgaaatatgtaaacaTGTTATTATTGTGTTAAATAATcggcccaaaggaagattattttaatataataataaataaagtagtcaTAAATGTGTGACATATAAAGTTTACCTTGCATGTTATATGTTAGTCCAAAGAAAGGCATATTGCTTCgattttattgtcaatatttacgaactaattttgtaaaagagtaccaattacaagttgatatttttgtccaaagatTGAATATTAATGTTTATGCTAGATATCTTATGATGGGtccacatgcatatatatattaaattttttattcattcatatatgtatgatatttttGTGACTGATTGTGAGCTTTATTGTTATGGATTCAGCATCTTCTATATCTGCTAATGTTAATAACATTCCTGTGCTTAATGgcacaaacttcaagaaatggaaggagCACGTTATAATTGTGCTCGAGTGCATGGATTTGGACTATGCATTAAGAGAGGATCACCCTGCAGACCTTACTAGTGCTAGCACTACTAAGCAAAGAGCTGCTATAGAAAAATAGGAGCGATccaatcgcatgagtctaatgataatGAAGCACACAATTCCAGAAGCTATAAGGGGTGCAATACTTGAGGAGTCCCAAGCCAAGACATTCTTGGACCAGATAGCAAATCGTTTCGCTGCAAATAAAAAATTCGAGACAATGttattcttagtaagcttgtctcCATGTGGTACAAAGGGAAAAAGAATATAATGGGGTAcataatgaaaatgtccaatcTTGTGACTAAAATCAAGGCATTAAAGTTGGAGTTATCAAAAGACATACTTgtgcacttggtcttgatcGCATGAGTTTATTGCTTAGTGCGTGCAAGAGGAGGAGAGACTGAAACAAGAGAAGATATAAAGtgctcacttggcttccacatctcagggacatggtaccaacaagaaaagaaaaagggagaatAAGGGAAAACAAACTACATTTTCTAGGACATCTAAGCAAAAGATGCAGAATAAACAAGATaaggagatcacttgtttcttttgcaagaaTGTTCgtcatatgaagaagacatgtaccaaataTGCCGCTTGGCGTGAAAAGAAAGGGTTGCCTAAGGAGCCGAATGTCaactgatggtgaaagatacatctatgtAGGAAATGGCAACAAGGCTACAGTGAAGGTTATTGGTCTTTTTAGATTACAGTTAGATTATGAATGTACTTTGGATTAAGATGAGACTTTTGTGGTACCGTCGTTTagacaaaatttaatttatgtttcatgtttggacaaatgtggatatttttgttaatttagaaatggaatggttagtctttatctaaattcaagtGTTATTAGTACTAGTAGTCTAATAGATAAGTTATACAAATTGAACTTAAAGGCCTCTAATGGTAATGAAACCTTAcattcaagtaattatggcATTAAGCGAATGTTAACAAATAAGAATTCCTCAATGTTATGGCACAAGCGTTTaggtcatatttcaaatcaacgtattcaaaggcttgtgtgagaaggaattcttgatccacttgatttGTCAAACTTTCAAGTCTGTATAGAGTATATTAagggtaaacaaacaaatatgaggaaaTATGATGTCGACATGTGTGATAacgtcttggaattgatacatacggACATTTGTGGTTCATTTCCTACCCCttcttggaatggacaacaatattatatcactttcattgacgatTACTCACGTTATGGCtgtctttatttgattcatgataAGTCTCAAtcattggatgtgttcaagaattttaaagccgaagttgagaaccaactaagtaagaaaataaatgtcGTTAGATCTTACCATGGAAGTGAAcattatggtagatatgacggatctGATGAACAACGTCCAGGGCCattcgccaaatatttgatggagtgtggtATTGTCCCTCAATACACCATGTCGGGGACTTcaagccaaaatggtgtagcagagagGTGAAAATgtactcttaaggatatggtaaaAAGTATGATCAGTCATTCGACCTTGCCAGAATCACTTTGGGGAGAAGCTGTCAAAACTGCAGTTTACATTTTGAACAGAGTCCCAAGCAAAGCAAtagccaaaaccccatatgagctatggactagcaagaaacctagtattaggcaTTTGCATGTCTGGGGTTGTCCAGCTGAGGCTAGGCATTACAAgccaaatgagaaaaaattggACTCCAAAACTATGAActgctactttgtagggtattctgaaAGGTCGAGAGGTTTCAAGTTTTATGATCCCTCAACCAGGTCTTTCTTTGAAACGAGTAA
It encodes:
- the LOC117933924 gene encoding transcription factor MYB72-like — translated: MARPQEQRRLWTPEEDDKLIEFKRNYPDRPWPGTADLAGLDRSDKSCWERWNNHLKPGVNKENFSEEEDDIIIHIQRTEHRNKWAFMAENYLQGRTANAIKNRWNNHLNKMLTNIGDLGRYLLTDDETSDHSDLEDGVKPLMAEYASLI